CCACGGGTCACGCCGTTGTTGGCGGCGGCGCGCAGGTGCAGTTTGAGTTCTTCGTTGCGGTTCATGCCGATGAGCATGGCGATGGTGATCAGGCTGCGGGTATGGCGCGGCAGGCCCGGGCGGGTCCAGATGTCACCCCAGGCGTGGCGGGTAATCATTTCCTGGAATTCCGAGTTGAACTCGGTCAGCGCATTCAAACTGCGATCGACATGCGCATCGCCGAGCACGGCGCGGCGTACCTGCAAACCTTCGTCGTAACGTTGTTTCTCGTCCACAACCATCCCCTCAATGCTGGGTCAAAAACGCCAATACCCGCTCGCTGAACGCAGCGCCGGCCTGAACGTTGGACAGGTGCGCGGCGTAGAACTCGGCGTACTCGGCGCCTTGCACATGCTGTTGGATAAAGTGCCCACCGGCCGGCGGCGTCACCGCATCTTCAGTCCCGGCGATCACCAGCAGAGGCACCTTGATCGCGGCCAATTGTTCGCGGAAATCGGCATCACGCACCGCTGCGCAATTGGCCGCATAACCCTCTGGCGAGGTCGCCGCGAGCATGTCGGTAATCTTCTTCGCCGCAGCAGGATTCGATTCAGCAAAATCCGCGGTAAACCACCGTGCAATCGACGCATCACGCAAGGCAACCATCGCCGCCGAACCGTCACGCAGCACCGTTTCAATCCGTGGATTCCACACCGACGGATCGCCGATCTTCGCTGCGGTATTGCACACGATCAACTTGTCGAGACGCTGCCCGGCATTGATCCCCAGCCACTGCCCGATCAACCCGCCCATCGACAAACCACAGAAATGCGCG
The window above is part of the Pseudomonas prosekii genome. Proteins encoded here:
- the pcaD gene encoding 3-oxoadipate enol-lactonase; protein product: MAFVQLAEGELHYQIDGAQIDGPGDAPVLVLSNSLGTDLHMWDAQMPAFTEHFRVLRFDTRGHGKSLVTPGPYSIEQLGRDVLALLDALHIERAHFCGLSMGGLIGQWLGINAGQRLDKLIVCNTAAKIGDPSVWNPRIETVLRDGSAAMVALRDASIARWFTADFAESNPAAAKKITDMLAATSPEGYAANCAAVRDADFREQLAAIKVPLLVIAGTEDAVTPPAGGHFIQQHVQGAEYAEFYAAHLSNVQAGAAFSERVLAFLTQH
- the pcaC gene encoding 4-carboxymuconolactone decarboxylase, coding for MDEKQRYDEGLQVRRAVLGDAHVDRSLNALTEFNSEFQEMITRHAWGDIWTRPGLPRHTRSLITIAMLIGMNRNEELKLHLRAAANNGVTRGEIKEVIMQSAIYCGIPAANATFHLAESVWNELGVESRE